One genomic window of Pempheris klunzingeri isolate RE-2024b chromosome 12, fPemKlu1.hap1, whole genome shotgun sequence includes the following:
- the ndst2a gene encoding bifunctional heparan sulfate N-deacetylase/N-sulfotransferase 2 produces the protein MVGAGLGVWKLMRGVRQLELHRLILALIIFCLLSMAFLAYYVSNSPKIKEAPPLPFSDCGGGGGISPGASTGANGGGPGVQRAPLFLPPRQGRLRQVKAVDNSRTQPVVLVFVESIYSQLGQEIVAILESSRFHYRTEIAPGKGDMPTLTEHNRGRYTLIIYENVLKYVNLDAWNRDLLDKYCAEYGVGVIGFFKANENSLLSAQLKGFPLFLHSHLGLRDYRINPNAPLLYITKPNQVEQGSLPGDDWTIFQSNHSTYEPVLLASTKSSEALAHFGPSPLRALHATVVQDLGLHDGIQRVLFGNNLNYWLHKLVFVDAIAYLTGKRLCLSLDRHILVDVDDIFVGKEGTRMKVSDVEALLNTQNKLRALVPNFTFNLGFSGKFYHTGTDEEDRGDDMLLQHRMDFWWFPHMWSHMQPHLFHNVSVLAEQMRLNKIFAQEHGIPTDMGYAVAPHHSGVYPVHSQLYEAWKSVWGIKVTSTEEYPHLRPARYRRGFIHNGIQVLPRQTCGLFTHTIFYNEYPGGSKELDKSIRGGELFLTVLLNPISIFMTHLSNYGNDRLGLYTFESLVKFVQCWTNLRLQTLPPVRLAEKYFQIFPEERDPLWQNPCHDKRHKDIWSKEKTCDRLPKFLVIGPQKTGTTALHSFLSLHPAITSSFPSPTTFEEIQFFSGANYDNGIDWYMDFFPFPSNISTDFMFEKSANYFDTEVAPKRAAALLPRAKILAVLINPSDRAYSWYQHQRAHQDPAALNNTFHAVVTAGPMAPKDLLALQRRCLNPGSYATHLEHWLQHYQPSQLHIVDGALLRSNPALVMEGIQRFLGVTPIFNYTQALMYDDSKGFWCQRVEGGRAKCLGKSKGRKYPEMNSESRAFLAEYYREHNMELLRLLNRLGQSLPSWLRQELQSSSWS, from the exons ATGGTAGGTGCAGGCTTGGGTGTGTGGAAACTGATGAGAGGTGTCCGCCAGCTGGAGCTTCACCGCCTCATCCTGGCACTTATCATCTTCTGCTTGCTGTCCATGGCCTTCCTAGCTTATTACGTCTCCAACAGCCCCAAAATCAAGGAGGCACCCCCTTTACCCTTCAGTGACTGTGGCGGAGGAGGGGGAATATCACCAGGAGCGAGTACTGGAGCCAATGGAGGAGGACCAGGTGTCCAGAGGGCACCACTTTTCCTTCCTCCACGTCAGGGCCGACTACGGCAAGTGAAAGCGGTTGACAATTCCAGGACGCAGCCAGTTGTTCTGGTGTTTGTAGAGAGCATCTACTCCCAGCTAGGCCAGGAGATTGTAGCCATATTAGAGTCTAGCCGCTTCCACTACCGGACAGAGATTGCTCCTGGTAAAGGCGACATGCCCACATTGACAGAGCATAACCGTGGACGTTACACACTGATCATCtatgaaaatgtgttgaaatatgTCAATCTGGATGCATGGAACCGTGACTTGCTGGACAAGTACTGTGCGGAGTATGGAGTAGGTGTTATTGGCTTCTTCAAAGCTAATGAAAACTCTCTTCTTAGTGCGCAGCTCAAAGGTTTTCCCCTCTTTCTACATTCACACCTGGGACTCAGGGACTACCGTATTAACCCCAATGCTCCTCTACTCTACATCACCAAGCCCAACCAGGTGGAGCAGGGCTCTTTACCAGGGGATGACTGGACCATTTTCCAGTCAAACCACTCTACCTACGAACCAGTACTTCTGGCCAGCACCAAGTCCTCTGAGGCACTTGCACATTTTGGACCGAGCCCCCTGCGGGCCCTTCACGCCACAGTGGTCCAGGACTTGGGCCTCCACGATGGCATTCAAAGAGTTCTCTTTGGGAATAATCTGAACTATTGGCTTCACAAGCTGGTGTTTGTAGATGCCATTGCCTACCTGACAGGGAAGAGACTATGTTTGTCTTTGGACCGCCACATCCTAGTGGATGTGGATGATATATTTGTCGGCAAGGAGGGAACCCGCATGAAGGTGTCAGATGTGGAG GCTTTGCTCAACACTCAAAACAAGCTGAGAGCTCTGGTGCCTAATTTTACCTTCAACTTGGGATTTTCTGGAAAGTTCTATCACACAG gtaCTGATGAGGAGGATCGGGGAGAtgacatgctgctgcagcacaggatGGACTTCTGGTGGTTTCCTCACATGTGGAGCCACATGCAGCCTCACCTTTTTCACAACGTCAGCGTGTTGGCTGAGCAGATGAGGCTCAACAAGATCTTTGCTCAG gaACATGGCATCCCAACAGATATGGGCTATGCAGTGGCTCCGCACCACTCTGGGGTTTACCCAGTTCACAGCCAGCTCTATGAGGCCTGGAAGTCTGTGTGGGGCATCAAGGTCACCAGCACTGAGGAATACCCCCATCTGAGACCGGCTCGATACCGTCGTGGCTTCATCCACAACGGGATCCAG GTGTTGCCCAGGCAGACCTGTGGTCTGTTCACCCATACCATCTTCTACAATGAGTACCCAGGAGGCTCCAAGGAGCTGGACAAGAGCATCAGAGGAGGAGAACTCTTCCTCACTGTCCTCCTGAACCCT ATCAGTATCTTCATGACCCACCTGTCCAACTATGGCAACGACCGTCTGGGACTGTACACCTTTGAGTCTCTGGTGAAGTTTGTCCAGTGTTGGACCAACCTGAGGCTGCAGACGCTGCCCCCTGTCCGGCTCGCTGAGAAATACTTCCAGATCTTCCCTGAGGAGAGAGACCCGCTCTGGCAG aACCCTTGTCATGACAAGAGACACAAAGATATCTGGTCTAAAGAAAAGACATGTGACCGTCTCCCCAAGTTCCTCGTCATTGGACCACAGAAAACAG GCACAACAGCGCTTCATTCATTCCTGAGCCTCCACCCAGCAATCACCAGCTCCTTCCCCAGCCCCACCACCTTCGAGGAGATCCAGTTCTTCAGTGGAGCAAACTATGACAATGGGATTGACTG GTACATGGACTTCTTCCCATTCCCTTCCAACATCAGCACTGACTTCATGTTTGAAAAGAGTGCCAACTACTTTGACACAGAGGTGGCTCCTAAGAGAGCTGCCGCCCTGCTTCCCAGAGCCAAGATCCTGGCGGTGCTCATCAATCCGTCGGACAGGGCTTACTCCTGGTACCAG CACCAGAGGGCCCACCAGGACCCTGCAGCCCTCAACAACACCTTCCACGCAGTGGTGACAGCAGGCCCCATGGCCCCCAAGGACCTGCTGGCCCTTCAGAGACGCTGCCTTAATCCTGGGTCCTATGCAACACACCTGGAGCACTGGCTGCAACACTACCAGCCCAGCCAG TTGCACATTGTGGACGGGGCTCTGCTGCGGTCCAACCCAGCACTGGTGATGGAGGGAATCCAGAGGTTCCTCGGTGTCACTCCCATCTTCAACTACACCCAGGCTCTAAt gtaCGATGACAGCAAAGGCTTCTGGTGTCAGCGGGTAGAAGGAGGTCGAGCCAAATGTCTGGGGAAGAGTAAAGGCAGGAAGTACCCAGAGATGAATTCTGAG TCACGTGCCTTCCTGGCCGAGTACTACCGTGAGCACAACATGGAGCTGCTGCGTCTGCTGAATCGGTTGGGCCAATCACTGCCGTCCTGGCTACGCCAAGAActccagagcagcagctggagctga